A single region of the Azospirillum fermentarium genome encodes:
- a CDS encoding phage baseplate assembly protein V produces the protein MYRRGIVSAVDPATARVRVIFPDADDMESYWLEVMQPRTLATGDRSYWLPDEGEAVAVLMDEKDEAGVVLGAIYSTADPPPVISRDKHHVAHKDGAVIEYDRAAHVYRVSVPAGGRLELSAGATSIVLDDTGASLKGPRINLN, from the coding sequence GTGTATAGGCGAGGCATCGTATCCGCCGTCGATCCGGCGACGGCCCGCGTCCGGGTGATCTTTCCCGACGCCGACGACATGGAATCCTACTGGCTGGAAGTGATGCAGCCGCGCACGCTGGCCACCGGCGACCGGTCCTACTGGCTGCCGGACGAAGGCGAGGCCGTCGCCGTCCTGATGGACGAAAAGGACGAAGCCGGCGTGGTCCTGGGCGCCATCTATTCCACCGCCGATCCGCCGCCGGTCATCAGCCGCGACAAGCACCATGTCGCCCACAAGGACGGCGCCGTCATCGAATACGACCGGGCGGCCCATGTGTACCGCGTGTCGGTGCCGGCGGGCGGGCGGCTGGAGCTGTCGGCGGGGGCGACGTCGATCGTCCTGGACGATACCGGGGCGAGCCTGAAGGGCCCCCGCATCAACCTGAACTGA
- a CDS encoding baseplate assembly protein — MTVDPAALPHPTFIDHDPAAVGSRLIEGFEAAMGRTLQPAQPERLFIDWLAYQFSLLRIEVQETGEQMLLAFARGAVLDHLGAFLGIARLPGETDDRLRERIREAPETFSVAGPVLAYRALVFGAAAGIVDVAITQPRAGTVRVAVLTAGGMPSAEVLAAVRAVLSSAKARPLSDTVEVVPPERVAWTLAATVILAPGVDQPTVKAAVEKAAAEYVAQQRRGLGRTLVPSQAIAAMQAVAGVYRVDLSSPSLTVLEGHQWADGTVGTIHIVTEGGAGG, encoded by the coding sequence ATGACGGTTGATCCGGCGGCTCTGCCGCACCCGACATTCATCGACCACGACCCGGCCGCGGTCGGCAGCCGGCTCATCGAAGGGTTCGAAGCCGCGATGGGACGGACGCTGCAGCCGGCGCAGCCGGAGCGGCTGTTCATCGACTGGCTGGCCTATCAGTTCTCGCTCCTGCGCATCGAGGTGCAGGAAACGGGCGAACAGATGCTGCTGGCCTTTGCCCGCGGTGCCGTGCTGGACCATCTGGGCGCCTTTCTCGGCATCGCCCGCCTTCCCGGCGAAACCGACGACCGCCTGCGGGAACGCATCCGGGAAGCGCCGGAAACCTTCAGCGTCGCCGGGCCGGTTCTGGCGTACCGTGCGCTGGTGTTCGGCGCGGCGGCGGGGATCGTGGATGTAGCGATCACCCAGCCGCGCGCCGGCACGGTCCGGGTCGCGGTGCTGACCGCCGGCGGCATGCCGTCGGCGGAGGTGCTGGCGGCGGTGCGCGCCGTCCTGTCGTCGGCCAAGGCCCGCCCCTTGAGCGACACGGTGGAGGTGGTGCCGCCGGAGCGGGTGGCCTGGACCCTGGCGGCGACCGTCATCCTGGCGCCGGGGGTGGACCAGCCGACCGTCAAGGCAGCGGTGGAAAAGGCCGCGGCGGAGTATGTGGCCCAGCAGCGCCGGGGGTTGGGCCGCACGCTGGTGCCCAGCCAGGCCATCGCCGCCATGCAGGCGGTTGCCGGAGTCTACCGCGTTGACCTGTCCTCGCCGTCGCTGACGGTGCTGGAGGGGCACCAGTGGGCCGACGGCACCGTCGGCACCATCCATATCGTGACGGAGGGGGGCGCCGGTGGCTGA
- a CDS encoding GPW/gp25 family protein, which produces MGISLQAVDWSLALGRWGEVAEGIEDVSQCVAVILKTPLRSDPHRPDFGCDLQPWIDMPVSTAAPGMAAAVRMALERWEPRLTILDVAVSPAGGAAQKASSLPDAGKAGFFITVRWQLAGSIAVPGTTTVNIGEILS; this is translated from the coding sequence ATGGGTATCTCGTTACAGGCGGTTGACTGGTCCCTGGCGCTTGGCCGCTGGGGCGAGGTGGCCGAGGGGATCGAAGACGTCTCCCAGTGCGTGGCGGTGATCCTGAAGACACCGCTGCGCAGCGATCCGCACCGCCCGGATTTCGGGTGCGATCTCCAGCCGTGGATCGACATGCCGGTCTCCACCGCCGCTCCCGGCATGGCCGCGGCGGTCCGCATGGCCCTGGAACGCTGGGAACCCCGGCTGACCATCCTCGACGTCGCGGTCAGCCCCGCCGGCGGTGCCGCGCAAAAGGCGTCGTCGCTTCCCGATGCCGGCAAGGCCGGTTTTTTCATCACCGTGCGGTGGCAGTTGGCCGGTTCGATCGCGGTCCCCGGAACGACCACCGTCAACATTGGCGAGATCCTGTCATGA
- a CDS encoding phage tail protein: MGIVLLVGTIPFDTPSVLDMSVSDAWTYASHDVFRAKPKLQWTKNEARAITVNLRFHADWSDPELRMQALRTMSRSNRWWPVVRGCGLWLGRFVVSKVDEKVRVTTSAGHALMIDAAVTLTEWGEGGEASYEPARIGAVTSALLRRTR, from the coding sequence ATGGGCATCGTTCTTCTGGTCGGGACCATCCCGTTCGATACGCCGTCCGTGCTCGACATGAGCGTCTCGGATGCTTGGACATACGCCAGCCACGACGTGTTCCGGGCCAAACCGAAACTGCAATGGACCAAGAACGAGGCCCGTGCCATCACGGTCAACCTCCGCTTTCATGCCGACTGGTCGGACCCCGAACTGCGGATGCAAGCGCTCCGGACCATGAGTCGGAGCAACCGGTGGTGGCCCGTGGTGCGCGGGTGCGGCTTGTGGCTCGGACGCTTCGTGGTCAGCAAGGTGGATGAAAAGGTCCGCGTCACCACGTCCGCCGGCCATGCCCTGATGATCGATGCGGCGGTCACCCTGACCGAATGGGGTGAGGGGGGGGAGGCCAGTTACGAGCCCGCCCGGATCGGTGCCGTCACATCCGCCCTCCTGCGGAGGACACGATGA
- a CDS encoding NHL repeat-containing protein: MGSNYTSPVTPHLGLPLPSPDAPSQREDVARITAALTGVDTHAAAVDSRLSAVDAALAAADDRLAAVDGELAVVAHDVVEQVSTRAAVDLSNVPPAALKAASLAAGVGQPLILTPVVTAPAGEAVGVSRQPVITVTPYRSLYGVSHAASRVQLSTSADFAATVVDVTLGAVSTHTVAAVLAESQRHYVRWRYQDADGVWSDWSGTIGFTTVATSITTPAITSPLNGATGVGKRPTFACSAFAMSSGTDTHTASRWQVSTVSTFATTVIDTGENGTSKTTFTPATDLAGGVQYFVRVQHKGALGKWSAWSPTASFTTLTFSQWMMIWGAGAQRANPEYIIDVASDSAGNIYAIGRNAEFEGKAYPYIISLTNNGTVRWEYNVPSEKNEDYHTWLWRMVFDDSGNLIVAGTWGTPSTYNLSLTKFSPSGTILAQKIYTDVRIVQTYGLKRDSSGNLYVAAWSEDSGSRAFVGKFNAQFDCIWMKSLSDWTTTLSCLDIDKNNNIYICGHSSESALIIKFSSSGNLLSQVKIGRFAPNAFRIYAISISDSGKILVGGQNYEDSISSPMILDISPSLTINNQYHIYNAGYGSAVTSIRHIGKTDNFWVGGVLGSNGGDLFIRYGLSGGVSRVLSHPSKSDSLYCITTDMDGNPIFGGALWENADWPSSYYGHSALGTMAATGGTTGPLPGATAYSWSSTPTDFVPTNRCVFSPENAPFVSVGTATETRNPVPVAYTRSKTLIPY, translated from the coding sequence ATGGGTTCCAACTATACTTCCCCGGTCACCCCCCACTTGGGGCTCCCTTTGCCATCTCCCGATGCCCCATCGCAGCGGGAGGACGTCGCTCGCATCACGGCGGCGCTGACGGGGGTGGACACGCACGCCGCGGCTGTGGACAGCCGGCTGTCGGCGGTCGATGCCGCATTGGCAGCCGCCGATGACCGTCTCGCCGCGGTTGACGGGGAACTGGCGGTCGTGGCGCATGATGTGGTGGAACAGGTTTCCACCCGGGCGGCGGTGGATCTTTCCAACGTGCCCCCCGCAGCGCTCAAGGCGGCGTCGCTGGCGGCGGGTGTCGGCCAGCCGCTGATCCTCACCCCGGTTGTCACGGCCCCGGCCGGGGAGGCGGTGGGGGTTTCCCGTCAGCCGGTCATCACCGTCACGCCGTACCGCTCGCTGTACGGCGTGTCCCACGCCGCCAGCCGGGTGCAGCTTTCGACGTCCGCCGATTTCGCCGCCACCGTGGTGGATGTGACTCTGGGGGCCGTCAGCACCCACACCGTTGCGGCCGTGCTGGCGGAATCGCAGCGGCATTACGTGCGCTGGCGCTATCAGGATGCCGATGGTGTCTGGTCGGACTGGTCCGGGACGATCGGTTTCACGACGGTGGCGACATCGATCACCACCCCGGCCATCACCAGCCCGCTGAATGGTGCCACGGGGGTGGGGAAGCGCCCGACCTTTGCCTGTTCGGCGTTCGCCATGAGCAGCGGGACCGACACCCACACGGCCAGCCGGTGGCAGGTGAGCACCGTGTCCACCTTCGCCACCACCGTTATCGACACGGGCGAGAACGGAACCAGCAAAACCACCTTCACCCCCGCAACGGACCTTGCCGGTGGTGTGCAATACTTCGTGCGCGTTCAGCACAAGGGTGCCCTGGGGAAATGGTCGGCCTGGTCGCCGACGGCATCGTTCACCACCCTGACGTTCTCTCAGTGGATGATGATTTGGGGGGCGGGGGCTCAGCGGGCGAACCCGGAATACATTATTGATGTGGCGAGCGATAGCGCCGGTAATATTTATGCTATTGGCCGAAATGCAGAATTTGAAGGAAAAGCATACCCATATATCATCAGCCTAACAAATAATGGTACTGTTCGCTGGGAATATAACGTTCCAAGCGAAAAGAACGAAGACTATCATACTTGGCTCTGGCGCATGGTATTTGATGATAGCGGTAATCTGATTGTTGCTGGAACATGGGGTACGCCGTCTACATACAATCTGTCTCTGACAAAATTCTCGCCATCTGGAACGATTTTGGCGCAGAAAATTTATACTGACGTGCGAATCGTTCAAACGTACGGCCTTAAACGTGACTCATCTGGGAATCTGTACGTAGCGGCCTGGTCTGAAGATAGTGGAAGTCGAGCGTTTGTCGGGAAATTCAATGCACAATTTGATTGCATCTGGATGAAATCATTGTCTGATTGGACAACTACTCTTTCTTGCTTGGACATTGATAAAAATAATAATATTTATATTTGCGGACATAGTAGTGAGAGTGCGTTAATAATAAAATTTTCCAGTTCTGGAAACTTGTTGTCTCAGGTAAAGATTGGGAGATTTGCCCCAAATGCCTTCAGGATTTACGCGATTTCCATTTCTGACAGCGGAAAGATATTGGTTGGCGGTCAAAATTATGAAGATTCCATATCATCTCCAATGATATTGGATATATCGCCATCTCTGACCATAAACAATCAGTATCATATATATAATGCAGGATATGGATCTGCCGTTACGTCCATTCGGCATATTGGGAAGACGGATAATTTCTGGGTTGGTGGAGTTTTGGGAAGTAATGGTGGTGATCTTTTCATTCGCTATGGTCTATCAGGGGGAGTTTCCCGAGTTCTGTCTCATCCAAGCAAATCCGATAGTCTTTACTGTATAACCACCGATATGGATGGAAACCCAATCTTCGGGGGAGCTCTTTGGGAAAATGCAGACTGGCCGAGTTCGTATTACGGTCACAGCGCGCTCGGAACCATGGCCGCCACTGGGGGCACCACGGGTCCGCTTCCGGGCGCCACGGCCTATAGCTGGAGCAGTACGCCAACGGACTTTGTTCCTACGAACCGGTGCGTTTTCTCTCCGGAGAACGCACCATTCGTATCCGTCGGGACGGCGACGGAAACCCGCAATCCGGTACCGGTGGCTTATACCCGGTCCAAGACATTGATCCCTTATTGA
- a CDS encoding DUF4815 domain-containing protein: protein MQQLDNYFERPSGDYERVLFLAGQRHIQSAEWNEMQTIEANRHRRLGDALFKEGAVVSGADVIIDADSGAVHVTGGAVYVRGDIRGVPAADMTIPTLGAVELGLRLTETVVTELDEPSLLNPAPGSGFHAPGAARLTVHAVWGWRAGTQGDGAAGQFYPVFSVTNGVLDTRDPPPQVSGVTGALARYDRAVTGSGSYVVSGLGVTGLSIQDGQQVFSLQEGRGHVDGYEVEKTTALRLAFPDDPDTQLIEAEPHTFLPVSGSMRLDLVNAPLASVVKVKVTAERTGVQIVHGAFTGAADALPDLSVLQIMSVTQGATTYVQGTDYKLTGNTVDWSPAGAEPAPGSTYTVTYRHYTDGTVTAKDARGFTVAGAVPGSVVLVDYQTKLPRRDRLVMNRDGQVVRVRGVADLRAPALPAAPSGTLPLATLDQSWFGLPAVTADAPRVMSVSDVQALSGRVDALFDLVATERLKTDATAREPAGAKGLFVDPLFDNDMRDEGITQSAAVIGGELVLPVKPVFPNPLMPSGDASMLAYALEPVVKQELATGAIKVNPYDSFSPIPCKVSVTVPVDRWTQQDESWDSASVRFLRTGHFVEGISRVTSTTTVAQSVETVRQTTTAAQYLRQIPLTVTVEHLGPGEIVQALRFDGVTVATNLTANASGVVQHTFTIPAGVPSGAKRIEAVATASGTGVTTFTGEGLIQTTVRRVVSTVEEFHVDPVAQSMTLRDGRHVGGVELMFRSKGASDVVVQIREMTNGFPGRRVLAEGRRAPSAIRTDGQPTRFEWAPVWMPADEEFAIVVLCDDADASVAIASLGEFDAAAQKWVTAQPYQIGVMFSSSNGTTWTAHQVSDLWFRLLGCRFTATSRVVPLGSLTASQVSDLVGLFNAERPDSATRIGLRLIAADGRVLTLSDGQPVNLTERLTGSVAVQLVLEGTDTRSPVVYPGVQAIFGVQTDTATYVSRQFACGAPSKLRVVLDAVLPGTAGVTVEAQAANGTWIAVPFSTGQSVGDGWEERVFLLTTFSAPSTRLRITMTGSALYRPRIRRIRAIAA, encoded by the coding sequence ATGCAGCAGCTCGATAATTATTTCGAACGCCCCTCCGGCGATTACGAACGGGTTCTCTTCCTGGCCGGCCAGCGGCACATCCAGTCCGCCGAATGGAACGAGATGCAGACCATCGAGGCGAACCGCCACCGGCGCCTCGGCGATGCCCTGTTCAAGGAAGGGGCCGTGGTCAGCGGCGCCGACGTGATCATCGACGCCGACAGCGGCGCGGTGCACGTCACCGGCGGCGCCGTCTATGTGCGCGGCGACATCCGCGGCGTGCCGGCCGCCGACATGACCATCCCCACGCTGGGCGCGGTGGAACTGGGGCTGCGGCTGACCGAGACCGTGGTCACCGAACTGGATGAGCCCTCGCTGCTGAACCCGGCCCCCGGTTCGGGCTTTCACGCACCGGGCGCGGCACGCCTGACGGTGCACGCCGTGTGGGGCTGGCGTGCCGGCACCCAGGGCGACGGCGCCGCAGGCCAGTTCTATCCCGTGTTCAGCGTGACCAACGGCGTGCTGGACACCCGCGACCCGCCCCCGCAGGTCAGCGGCGTCACCGGCGCGCTGGCCCGCTACGACCGGGCGGTGACCGGCAGCGGCAGCTATGTGGTCAGCGGGCTGGGCGTCACCGGCCTGTCGATCCAGGACGGGCAGCAGGTGTTCAGCCTTCAGGAAGGCCGCGGCCATGTGGACGGCTATGAGGTGGAAAAGACCACCGCCCTTCGTCTGGCCTTTCCCGACGATCCCGACACCCAGTTGATCGAAGCGGAACCGCACACCTTCCTGCCGGTCAGCGGCTCCATGCGCCTTGATCTGGTGAACGCACCGCTGGCGTCGGTGGTCAAGGTGAAGGTGACCGCGGAGCGCACGGGCGTGCAGATCGTCCACGGCGCCTTCACCGGTGCCGCCGACGCCCTGCCGGACCTGTCGGTTCTGCAGATCATGTCGGTGACCCAGGGGGCGACCACCTATGTCCAGGGCACCGACTACAAGCTGACCGGCAACACGGTGGACTGGTCGCCGGCGGGCGCCGAACCCGCGCCGGGGTCCACCTACACCGTCACCTACCGCCATTACACCGACGGCACGGTGACGGCGAAGGATGCGCGCGGCTTCACCGTGGCCGGTGCGGTGCCGGGCAGCGTGGTGCTGGTCGATTACCAGACCAAGCTGCCCCGCCGCGACCGTCTGGTGATGAACCGCGACGGCCAGGTGGTGCGGGTGCGCGGCGTGGCCGACCTGCGCGCCCCGGCGTTGCCCGCGGCGCCGTCGGGCACGCTGCCCCTGGCGACCCTGGACCAGTCCTGGTTCGGGCTGCCGGCGGTCACCGCGGATGCGCCGCGGGTGATGTCGGTGTCCGATGTCCAGGCCCTGTCGGGGCGCGTGGACGCGCTGTTCGATCTGGTGGCCACCGAGCGCCTGAAGACCGACGCCACCGCCCGCGAACCCGCAGGCGCCAAGGGGCTGTTCGTCGATCCGCTGTTCGACAACGACATGCGCGACGAAGGCATCACCCAGAGCGCCGCGGTGATCGGCGGCGAGCTGGTCCTGCCGGTCAAGCCGGTGTTCCCCAACCCGCTGATGCCGTCCGGCGATGCCAGCATGCTGGCCTATGCGCTGGAGCCGGTGGTCAAGCAGGAGCTGGCGACCGGGGCCATCAAGGTCAACCCCTACGACAGCTTCTCCCCGATCCCGTGCAAGGTCAGCGTGACGGTTCCGGTGGACCGCTGGACCCAGCAGGATGAGAGCTGGGACAGCGCCAGCGTCCGTTTCCTGCGCACCGGCCATTTCGTGGAGGGTATCAGCCGGGTGACCAGCACCACCACCGTCGCGCAGTCGGTGGAAACGGTGCGCCAGACCACCACCGCCGCGCAGTACCTGCGCCAGATCCCGCTGACCGTGACGGTCGAGCACCTGGGGCCGGGCGAGATCGTGCAGGCGCTGCGTTTCGACGGCGTGACCGTCGCCACCAATCTGACCGCCAATGCCAGCGGCGTGGTTCAGCACACCTTCACCATCCCCGCCGGCGTGCCGTCGGGCGCCAAGCGGATCGAGGCGGTGGCCACCGCGTCGGGCACGGGTGTCACCACCTTCACCGGCGAAGGGCTGATCCAAACCACCGTCCGCCGCGTGGTGTCCACGGTCGAAGAGTTCCATGTGGACCCGGTGGCGCAGAGCATGACCTTGCGCGACGGCCGTCACGTCGGCGGCGTCGAACTGATGTTCCGGTCGAAGGGCGCATCGGACGTGGTGGTCCAGATCCGCGAGATGACCAACGGCTTCCCCGGCCGCCGCGTGCTGGCGGAAGGCCGGCGCGCCCCGTCCGCCATCCGCACCGACGGCCAGCCGACCCGGTTCGAATGGGCCCCGGTGTGGATGCCGGCGGACGAGGAATTCGCCATCGTCGTCCTGTGCGATGATGCCGACGCCTCGGTGGCCATTGCCAGCCTGGGCGAATTCGACGCCGCGGCCCAGAAATGGGTGACGGCGCAGCCGTACCAGATCGGCGTGATGTTCAGCAGCTCCAACGGCACCACCTGGACCGCGCATCAGGTGTCCGACCTGTGGTTCCGGCTGCTGGGCTGCCGCTTCACGGCGACCAGCCGCGTCGTGCCGCTGGGGTCGCTGACCGCTTCGCAGGTGTCGGATCTGGTGGGGCTGTTCAACGCCGAACGGCCGGATTCCGCCACCCGGATCGGCCTGCGCCTGATCGCCGCCGATGGGCGTGTCCTCACCCTGTCGGACGGGCAGCCGGTCAACCTGACCGAACGCCTGACCGGCAGCGTGGCGGTGCAATTGGTGCTGGAGGGAACCGACACCCGGTCGCCCGTGGTGTATCCCGGCGTGCAGGCGATCTTCGGCGTTCAGACCGACACCGCCACCTATGTCAGCCGCCAGTTCGCCTGCGGCGCGCCGTCCAAGCTGCGGGTGGTGCTCGACGCGGTTCTGCCCGGCACCGCGGGCGTGACCGTGGAGGCGCAGGCGGCCAACGGCACCTGGATCGCCGTGCCGTTCAGCACGGGGCAGTCCGTCGGCGACGGCTGGGAGGAGCGGGTGTTCCTGCTGACCACCTTCTCCGCCCCGTCCACCCGGCTGCGGATCACGATGACCGGCTCCGCCCTCTACCGCCCCCGCATCCGCCGCATCCGCGCCATCGCGGCGTAA
- a CDS encoding phage tail protein: MADLRFPLPPPFVGDRRFQSLALAVEDEIGRIRARLPALRVRVIDEVSDPGILAHLAWQFHVMGVEGWDFVPDTVEAKRDLIKDAIELHRYKGTRWAVETALSRVLKLDAVVEEADVFRRTDGHWAEYQIDSGRVLGNAEERALMRVAPAWAPARSRLVRVYHGYDLRAARYDLPSGGNTLMLDDWSGIDVDGVRFSFSTPFGGEMPAADTRPVPGWGHVPGFGAAYVIRSGLRYDDNAVDGENDPALVRPGIVVVSAWPVPDRTGHPPAFRDRASLAAGVKDGMAHGDVNAVWDIPTVWRMTGDPPCYDQGPGTVPAAWHLDVLATLHAPVTGDVLAAPPRPVLPAFGVAVSVGVAAGRVPACFDAPLDDRHPPVWGQPQILGAVLARSFVSWGTGPWTEQPWGAATADFMMEVVE, translated from the coding sequence GTGGCTGACCTTCGCTTTCCCCTGCCGCCGCCGTTCGTCGGCGACCGGCGTTTTCAGTCCCTGGCGCTGGCGGTCGAGGACGAGATCGGCCGCATCCGCGCCCGGTTGCCGGCCCTGCGCGTCCGGGTGATCGACGAAGTGTCCGACCCCGGTATCCTGGCGCATCTGGCGTGGCAGTTCCACGTCATGGGTGTCGAGGGGTGGGATTTCGTCCCCGATACGGTCGAGGCCAAGCGTGACCTGATCAAGGACGCCATCGAGCTTCACCGGTACAAGGGCACCCGCTGGGCCGTGGAAACCGCGCTGTCGCGGGTGCTGAAACTGGATGCCGTGGTGGAGGAGGCCGACGTCTTCCGGCGCACCGACGGCCACTGGGCGGAATATCAAATCGATTCCGGCCGTGTGCTCGGCAATGCCGAAGAGCGCGCCCTGATGCGGGTGGCGCCGGCCTGGGCGCCGGCACGGTCGCGGCTGGTCCGCGTGTATCACGGTTACGATCTGCGCGCCGCCCGTTACGACCTGCCGTCCGGCGGCAACACGCTGATGCTGGACGATTGGTCCGGCATCGATGTGGACGGCGTGAGGTTCAGCTTCTCGACGCCGTTCGGGGGAGAAATGCCGGCCGCGGACACCCGGCCGGTGCCGGGCTGGGGGCACGTACCGGGCTTCGGCGCCGCTTATGTGATCCGTTCCGGCCTGCGCTACGACGACAACGCGGTCGATGGCGAAAACGATCCGGCGCTGGTGCGTCCCGGCATCGTCGTGGTGAGCGCCTGGCCGGTTCCCGACCGCACCGGACACCCGCCGGCGTTCCGGGACCGCGCCAGCCTGGCTGCGGGCGTCAAGGACGGCATGGCCCATGGCGACGTCAACGCCGTCTGGGACATTCCCACCGTATGGCGGATGACGGGGGATCCCCCCTGTTACGACCAGGGCCCCGGCACCGTGCCGGCGGCATGGCACCTGGATGTTCTGGCCACGCTGCATGCCCCGGTGACGGGGGATGTGCTGGCAGCCCCGCCCCGTCCCGTCCTGCCGGCCTTTGGCGTGGCGGTATCGGTCGGGGTCGCGGCAGGGCGCGTGCCCGCATGTTTCGATGCGCCGCTGGATGACCGGCATCCGCCGGTGTGGGGCCAACCCCAGATCCTCGGCGCGGTTCTCGCACGTTCGTTCGTGAGCTGGGGCACCGGCCCATGGACGGAGCAGCCCTGGGGGGCTGCGACAGCCGATTTCATGATGGAGGTGGTGGAGTGA
- a CDS encoding tail protein X: protein MSKTYIEHITVAGDRWDLLAWDYYGDACGYARIVLSNPHVARTPELPAGIRLAVPVIEQPLYAYGLPPWKRGAR, encoded by the coding sequence ATGAGCAAAACCTATATCGAACACATCACGGTCGCCGGTGACCGCTGGGATCTTCTGGCCTGGGATTACTACGGTGATGCCTGCGGCTATGCCCGGATCGTGTTGAGCAATCCCCATGTGGCGCGGACCCCGGAACTGCCGGCGGGCATTCGGCTGGCGGTTCCCGTGATCGAACAGCCGCTGTACGCCTATGGCTTGCCGCCCTGGAAGCGGGGGGCGCGATGA
- a CDS encoding phage late control D family protein encodes MNTVDTPDWTLLWSGTDVTASIRDMVTGLAYTDKKIGESDDLDIQLEDRDGRWRNDWIPSKGDVLELFIGYKDHLVDAGSYEIDQIEHSGPPDRLKVTALAAGVTTALRTKKSRGFEKKTLSQIARQIADEHGMTVIGDPDTEVKDRITQADQTDLEFLSKTAAEFGYVFSVRGQSLVFMSDDELMAGPVVFTLPRGGSNIMNWRFSKKGKVYKACEVSYYDPATKKTQKVTVEPEVKKEAGDTLKKRVRVENEEQARRKAKALLDSANTGEITASLDLTGRPDLVSGINIRLDGFGTAWDGTYHVQKSGHRFDPKRGYTTTIEVQRV; translated from the coding sequence ATGAACACGGTCGATACCCCGGACTGGACCCTGCTGTGGTCCGGCACCGACGTGACGGCCAGCATCCGCGATATGGTCACCGGCTTGGCCTATACCGATAAGAAGATCGGCGAAAGCGACGACCTGGACATCCAGCTCGAAGACCGGGACGGCCGCTGGCGCAACGATTGGATACCGTCCAAGGGCGACGTGCTGGAGCTGTTCATCGGCTACAAGGACCATCTGGTCGATGCCGGCAGCTACGAGATCGACCAGATCGAGCACAGCGGGCCGCCCGACAGGCTGAAGGTCACCGCCCTGGCCGCCGGCGTGACCACCGCCTTGCGGACGAAAAAGAGCCGGGGATTTGAAAAGAAAACCCTGTCGCAGATCGCCCGGCAAATTGCGGACGAGCACGGCATGACGGTGATCGGCGATCCCGACACCGAGGTGAAGGACCGCATCACTCAGGCCGATCAGACCGATCTGGAGTTCTTGTCCAAGACGGCCGCCGAGTTCGGGTACGTCTTCAGCGTCCGTGGCCAGTCGCTGGTGTTCATGTCCGATGACGAGCTGATGGCAGGGCCGGTGGTCTTCACCCTGCCGCGCGGGGGCAGCAACATCATGAACTGGCGCTTCAGCAAGAAAGGCAAGGTCTACAAGGCGTGCGAGGTCTCCTATTACGACCCCGCCACCAAGAAGACGCAGAAGGTCACCGTCGAGCCCGAGGTCAAGAAAGAGGCGGGCGACACGCTGAAGAAGCGGGTGCGGGTGGAAAACGAAGAGCAGGCGAGGCGGAAGGCCAAGGCTCTGCTCGACAGCGCCAACACCGGGGAGATCACCGCCTCCCTGGATCTGACCGGGCGGCCCGATCTGGTGTCCGGCATCAACATCCGGCTGGACGGCTTCGGGACGGCCTGGGACGGCACCTACCATGTGCAGAAGTCCGGCCATCGGTTCGACCCCAAACGGGGATACACCACCACAATCGAGGTGCAGCGTGTATAG
- a CDS encoding PAAR domain-containing protein: protein MPAITRLGDMCTGHGCWPPRPSSGASPDVFVDGIPVHRVGDAWAAHTCPSIPETHASVLAGGSPTVSVNGRAVGRIGDGVACGSSVASGSATVFADEGA from the coding sequence ATGCCGGCCATCACCCGCCTTGGCGATATGTGCACCGGGCACGGCTGCTGGCCGCCGCGTCCCAGCAGCGGGGCATCGCCCGACGTGTTCGTGGACGGCATCCCCGTTCACCGCGTGGGCGATGCCTGGGCGGCGCACACCTGCCCGTCGATCCCGGAAACCCATGCCAGCGTGTTGGCCGGCGGCAGCCCCACCGTGTCCGTGAACGGCCGGGCCGTGGGCCGGATCGGCGACGGGGTTGCCTGCGGATCGTCCGTTGCCAGCGGCAGCGCCACCGTGTTTGCCGACGAGGGGGCTTGA